Proteins from one Primulina huaijiensis isolate GDHJ02 chromosome 18, ASM1229523v2, whole genome shotgun sequence genomic window:
- the LOC140963734 gene encoding AMSH-like ubiquitin thioesterase 2 isoform X1, which produces MFGFAKFHVLNCVGCWGVRAVTKSFPPPGISFLQPPPGVPEVSRITGADAVDGPSHYSSSSQPEASKHLKDIHVSARLMEDFLDLASDNTSKNLETCGVLGAFLESGTFYVTNLIIPKQESTSNSCQTVNEVEIYSIQNEESLLPIGWIHTHPSQSCFMSSVDLHTQYIYQVMVPEAVGIVMAPTDTSRKFGVFRLSEPDGMRVLKECQEKGFHNHAEPANGTPIYEDCSNIVFNPNLRLEICDLR; this is translated from the exons ATGTTTGGATTTgcaaaatttcatgttttgaattgTGTCGGCTGTTGG GGCGTGCGTGCTGTCACGAAGTCGTTTCCGCCTCCCGGAATCTCATTTTTGCAGCCTCCCCCAGGCGTTCCCGAAGTTTCACGGATCACAGGTGCTGATGCAGTAGATGGTCCCTCGCATTATTCTTCGAGTAGTCAACCGGAAGCATCAAAACATCTGAAGGACATCCATGTG TCAGCACGTTTGATGGAGGATTTTCTTGACCTTGCAAGTGACAACACCAGCAAGAATCTTGAAACATGTGGAGTTCTTGGCGCCTTTCTT GAATCCGGAACTTTTTATGTGACAAATCTAATAATTCCGAAACAAGAGTCTACCTCCAATTCT TGCCAGACTGTAAACGAGGTGGAGATTTATTCTATACAAAATGAAGAATCCCTTCTCCCTATCGGATGGATCCAT ACACATCCTTCCCAGAGCTGCTTCATGTCTTCGGTTGATCTGCACACCCAGTACATCTACCAG GTGATGGTACCAGAAGCTGTAGGCATTGTCATGGCTCCAACTGATACGTCAAG GAAATTTGGGGTATTCAGGTTGTCCGAGCCTGATGGAATGCGTGTTCTCAAGGAATGCCAGGAGAAGGGATTTCACAACCACGCGGAACCAGCCAACGGTACCCCCATATATGAGGATTGttcaaatattgtttttaatcCAAATCTGAGGTTGGAAATATGTGACTTGAGATGA
- the LOC140964936 gene encoding ADP-ribosylation factor-like — protein MGLTFTKLFSRLFAKKEMRILMVGLDAAGKTTILYKLKLGEIVTTIPTIGFNVETVEYKNISFTVWDVGGQDKIRPLWRHYFQNTQGLIFVVDSNDRDRVVEARDELHRMLNEDELRDAVLLVFANKQDLPNAMNAAEITDKLGLHSLRQRHWYIQSTCATSGEGLYEGLEWLSNNIANKT, from the exons atgggGCTGACATTCACTAAGCTTTTTAGTCGGCTTTTTGCCAAGAAGGAGATGCGAATTCTGATGGTTGGTCTTGATGCTGCTGGTAAGACAACCATTCTGTACAAGCTCAAGCTCGGGGAGATTGTGACTACTATTCCTACCATCG GTTTCAACGTGGAGACTGTCGAGTACAAGAACATCAGCTTCACTGTTTGGGATGTTGGAGGTCAGGACAAG ATTCGTCCATTGTGGAGGCATTACTTCCAAAACACCCAGGGTCTCATTTTTGTGGTAGATAGCAATGACAGAGACCGTGTTGTGGAGGCAAGGGATGAACTGCATAGGATGTTGAATGAG GACGAGCTGAGAGATGCAGTGTTACTTGTATTTGCTAACAAACAAGATCTTCCTAATGCAATGAATGCTGCTGAAATAACCGACAAGCTTGGCTTGCACTCGCTCAGGCAGCGCCACTG GTATATTCAGAGCACCTGTGCTACCTCTGGGGAGGGGCTTTACGAAGGACTGGAGTGGCTCTCTAACAACATTGCTAACAAGACATAA
- the LOC140963734 gene encoding AMSH-like ubiquitin thioesterase 2 isoform X2, giving the protein MADELGFQGVRAVTKSFPPPGISFLQPPPGVPEVSRITGADAVDGPSHYSSSSQPEASKHLKDIHVSARLMEDFLDLASDNTSKNLETCGVLGAFLESGTFYVTNLIIPKQESTSNSCQTVNEVEIYSIQNEESLLPIGWIHTHPSQSCFMSSVDLHTQYIYQVMVPEAVGIVMAPTDTSRKFGVFRLSEPDGMRVLKECQEKGFHNHAEPANGTPIYEDCSNIVFNPNLRLEICDLR; this is encoded by the exons atGGCTGATGAACTCGGTTTTCAAGGCGTGCGTGCTGTCACGAAGTCGTTTCCGCCTCCCGGAATCTCATTTTTGCAGCCTCCCCCAGGCGTTCCCGAAGTTTCACGGATCACAGGTGCTGATGCAGTAGATGGTCCCTCGCATTATTCTTCGAGTAGTCAACCGGAAGCATCAAAACATCTGAAGGACATCCATGTG TCAGCACGTTTGATGGAGGATTTTCTTGACCTTGCAAGTGACAACACCAGCAAGAATCTTGAAACATGTGGAGTTCTTGGCGCCTTTCTT GAATCCGGAACTTTTTATGTGACAAATCTAATAATTCCGAAACAAGAGTCTACCTCCAATTCT TGCCAGACTGTAAACGAGGTGGAGATTTATTCTATACAAAATGAAGAATCCCTTCTCCCTATCGGATGGATCCAT ACACATCCTTCCCAGAGCTGCTTCATGTCTTCGGTTGATCTGCACACCCAGTACATCTACCAG GTGATGGTACCAGAAGCTGTAGGCATTGTCATGGCTCCAACTGATACGTCAAG GAAATTTGGGGTATTCAGGTTGTCCGAGCCTGATGGAATGCGTGTTCTCAAGGAATGCCAGGAGAAGGGATTTCACAACCACGCGGAACCAGCCAACGGTACCCCCATATATGAGGATTGttcaaatattgtttttaatcCAAATCTGAGGTTGGAAATATGTGACTTGAGATGA
- the LOC140963734 gene encoding AMSH-like ubiquitin thioesterase 2 isoform X3 — translation MEMGVRAVTKSFPPPGISFLQPPPGVPEVSRITGADAVDGPSHYSSSSQPEASKHLKDIHVSARLMEDFLDLASDNTSKNLETCGVLGAFLESGTFYVTNLIIPKQESTSNSCQTVNEVEIYSIQNEESLLPIGWIHTHPSQSCFMSSVDLHTQYIYQVMVPEAVGIVMAPTDTSRKFGVFRLSEPDGMRVLKECQEKGFHNHAEPANGTPIYEDCSNIVFNPNLRLEICDLR, via the exons ATGGAAATG GGCGTGCGTGCTGTCACGAAGTCGTTTCCGCCTCCCGGAATCTCATTTTTGCAGCCTCCCCCAGGCGTTCCCGAAGTTTCACGGATCACAGGTGCTGATGCAGTAGATGGTCCCTCGCATTATTCTTCGAGTAGTCAACCGGAAGCATCAAAACATCTGAAGGACATCCATGTG TCAGCACGTTTGATGGAGGATTTTCTTGACCTTGCAAGTGACAACACCAGCAAGAATCTTGAAACATGTGGAGTTCTTGGCGCCTTTCTT GAATCCGGAACTTTTTATGTGACAAATCTAATAATTCCGAAACAAGAGTCTACCTCCAATTCT TGCCAGACTGTAAACGAGGTGGAGATTTATTCTATACAAAATGAAGAATCCCTTCTCCCTATCGGATGGATCCAT ACACATCCTTCCCAGAGCTGCTTCATGTCTTCGGTTGATCTGCACACCCAGTACATCTACCAG GTGATGGTACCAGAAGCTGTAGGCATTGTCATGGCTCCAACTGATACGTCAAG GAAATTTGGGGTATTCAGGTTGTCCGAGCCTGATGGAATGCGTGTTCTCAAGGAATGCCAGGAGAAGGGATTTCACAACCACGCGGAACCAGCCAACGGTACCCCCATATATGAGGATTGttcaaatattgtttttaatcCAAATCTGAGGTTGGAAATATGTGACTTGAGATGA